Proteins encoded in a region of the Enterococcus gilvus ATCC BAA-350 genome:
- the hisG gene encoding ATP phosphoribosyltransferase gives MEELWEVLRSEEQIELELRKLYTQHHFHPYHLNNFEEYSNYQQSYNFLRNSSIITFTGNDGRTMALKPDVTLSIAKNTPAGEARKVYYVEDVYRHDRQAGEYQKIYQIGLEIIDEITWEDQLEVLKLAWESLAQVGEGTLDLSHMGILNGICERFPEEDRPKVLDCLRDKSSHGMDTLTKKAGLSDEESEHLAKLVRLSGDFETKYQRAKVLLADYPQAQAGLEELKQLYKALQEDNLSNKIRLRLDFSIMNDADYYSGLLFQGFIKEARETILYGGRYDRLMSRQGKDQGAIGFGMKLNHVGQKLPDDTQDSDYLNIALPKGRMGDAVYDLFTKAGVASEGVFEENRKLIFCDEKNKLRFFLVKPSDVAIYVEHGAADIGVVGKDILLESKAEVIEFLDLHMGECRLAVAAHNDFEEDFSRPLRVSTKYPQITREYYEGLGRSVELIHLHGSIELAPLLGLSDVIVDIVETGTTLKENDLKVIQDIAPSSARMIINHATWRFKQERIQRVIEKVREQL, from the coding sequence TATACTCAGCATCATTTTCATCCCTATCACTTAAATAATTTCGAAGAGTATAGCAACTATCAGCAAAGCTATAACTTTTTACGAAATTCTTCCATTATAACGTTTACGGGAAATGACGGGCGAACCATGGCTCTGAAACCCGATGTGACGCTTTCGATCGCGAAAAATACACCCGCGGGAGAGGCACGGAAAGTTTATTATGTCGAGGATGTCTATCGCCACGACCGCCAGGCGGGGGAATACCAAAAAATTTATCAGATCGGTTTAGAGATCATTGATGAGATTACTTGGGAAGACCAATTGGAAGTACTGAAGCTGGCTTGGGAGAGCTTGGCTCAGGTGGGGGAAGGCACGCTGGATCTTTCCCACATGGGGATCTTGAATGGCATCTGCGAACGCTTCCCAGAAGAGGACCGTCCGAAAGTGCTGGATTGTTTACGGGACAAGAGTTCTCACGGAATGGATACCTTAACGAAAAAAGCTGGCTTGTCTGATGAAGAATCGGAGCATTTGGCGAAGCTGGTGCGTTTGTCGGGAGATTTTGAAACGAAATACCAGCGAGCAAAAGTATTATTGGCAGATTATCCGCAAGCACAAGCTGGATTAGAAGAATTGAAGCAATTGTACAAGGCTTTACAGGAGGACAACCTCTCCAACAAGATTCGTCTGCGGCTTGATTTTTCTATCATGAACGATGCCGACTACTATAGCGGCTTGCTGTTTCAAGGCTTTATCAAGGAAGCACGGGAGACTATTTTATACGGCGGCCGTTATGATCGCTTGATGAGTCGGCAGGGCAAGGATCAAGGGGCGATCGGCTTTGGGATGAAGCTGAATCATGTGGGTCAGAAACTGCCGGATGACACGCAGGACTCGGATTATTTAAATATTGCCTTACCGAAAGGGCGGATGGGCGATGCCGTTTATGACCTGTTCACCAAAGCAGGAGTGGCTTCAGAGGGTGTCTTTGAAGAGAATCGTAAATTGATTTTTTGCGACGAGAAGAATAAACTGCGCTTCTTCTTGGTAAAGCCTAGTGACGTTGCTATTTACGTAGAGCATGGAGCCGCGGATATCGGGGTTGTTGGCAAGGACATTTTATTGGAAAGCAAAGCCGAAGTCATCGAATTTCTCGATCTGCACATGGGGGAATGCCGGTTGGCGGTTGCCGCGCATAATGATTTTGAGGAAGATTTTTCTCGACCGTTACGTGTTTCAACGAAGTATCCTCAGATTACTCGAGAATACTACGAAGGACTGGGACGTTCGGTGGAACTGATCCACCTGCACGGCTCTATCGAGTTGGCGCCGTTGCTGGGACTATCTGATGTGATCGTGGACATTGTCGAGACAGGAACCACTCTGAAAGAAAATGACCTAAAAGTGATTCAGGATATTGCGCCGTCTTCGGCACGCATGATCATCAACCATGCGACGTGGCGCTTCAAACAGGAACGCATCCAGCGAGTGATCGAGAAGGTGAGGGAGCAGCTATGA
- the hisD gene encoding histidinol dehydrogenase, with translation MRVYSTEKDQLTAILSRSYSETADVSAVVTKIIARVQKDGDQALYQLIEEIDQVTLSSLAVTEAEIEAAKSAVSTELLEVMTQAKENILAFHKKQVRQGFVSTEPNGVVMGQRISPLARVGVYVPGGTAAYPSTVLMDVLPAKIAGVKKIVMITPTDHEGNVPAAILAAASIAGVDNVYKVGGAHGVAALAYGTETIPKVDKIVGPGNIYVATAKKMVYGEVDIDMIAGPSDVLIVADHTVNPRWVAADLLAQAEHDKLAQAILVTTEEDLIDDVQAEIAQQLATLPRRAIAEAAIETNGKIILVKDLAEGLSIANQIAPEHLELAVAEPFALLGKVENAGSVFLGHHTPEVLGDYFAGPNHTLPTEGTARFYSPLSVDDFVKKSSYLYYTEEAMREAAHAVELFAETEELMGHARSMKVRRGEEA, from the coding sequence ATGAGAGTTTATTCGACGGAAAAGGATCAATTAACGGCTATTTTGTCGCGAAGCTATTCTGAGACAGCAGATGTTTCAGCGGTAGTGACGAAAATTATTGCACGCGTGCAAAAAGACGGCGATCAGGCATTGTATCAGCTCATCGAAGAAATCGATCAGGTGACATTGTCGTCGCTAGCTGTCACGGAGGCTGAGATCGAGGCGGCCAAGTCGGCGGTTTCGACAGAATTGCTAGAAGTGATGACGCAGGCGAAAGAGAATATTTTGGCGTTTCATAAGAAGCAGGTTCGTCAGGGGTTTGTTTCGACGGAACCCAACGGCGTGGTGATGGGACAGCGAATCAGTCCGTTGGCACGTGTCGGTGTGTATGTACCTGGTGGAACAGCAGCCTATCCTAGTACGGTGTTGATGGATGTACTGCCGGCAAAAATAGCCGGAGTCAAAAAAATCGTCATGATCACGCCTACAGACCATGAGGGCAATGTCCCTGCTGCTATTTTGGCGGCGGCTTCTATCGCGGGCGTGGACAATGTGTACAAGGTTGGCGGCGCGCATGGCGTAGCGGCGCTTGCTTATGGAACAGAAACGATTCCCAAAGTCGATAAAATCGTCGGACCGGGAAATATTTACGTAGCGACTGCTAAAAAGATGGTGTACGGGGAAGTCGATATCGACATGATCGCCGGCCCCAGTGACGTATTGATCGTTGCGGATCATACAGTGAATCCGCGTTGGGTCGCAGCGGATCTTTTAGCTCAGGCGGAGCACGATAAATTGGCTCAAGCGATTCTGGTGACAACGGAAGAAGACTTGATCGACGATGTCCAGGCAGAAATCGCTCAGCAATTGGCGACGCTGCCGAGAAGAGCGATCGCGGAAGCGGCCATTGAAACCAACGGGAAGATCATCTTGGTGAAGGATCTGGCTGAAGGACTGTCGATCGCGAATCAAATCGCACCGGAGCATCTCGAGTTAGCGGTGGCAGAGCCCTTTGCGCTGTTAGGAAAAGTAGAAAATGCCGGGAGCGTCTTTTTAGGGCACCATACGCCAGAGGTTTTAGGGGATTATTTTGCTGGTCCGAACCATACGTTGCCGACAGAAGGAACGGCGCGTTTTTACTCGCCATTGTCTGTCGATGACTTTGTAAAGAAGAGTAGCTATTTGTATTACACAGAAGAGGCGATGCGAGAAGCGGCTCACGCGGTGGAATTATTTGCGGAGACGGAAGAGTTGATGGGGCACGCGCGGTCGATGAAAGTACGAAGAGGTGAAGAGGCATGA
- the hisC gene encoding histidinol-phosphate transaminase: MTFLNQKFQELVPYTPGEQVDEESFIKLNTNESPYPPAPSVQAAVAEASQTLNRYSDIAVEAVAKPLAEYLGVEQNQLFLGNGSDEVLSYLFQGFTEKGIAFPDVTYGFYQVYSGLYHVDATVVPLKEDFSLELTDYDALSGTVIFANPNAPTGIYLSQTEICAFIEKHPERLVIVDEAYIDFSGESMVSLINRYKNLLVVGTFSKSRQLAGARLGFGVGNAALIADMNRLRFSLNPYNINSLTQAAGGAVLQEQAYVNEKIQETIQVREWTKQELTALGFEQTDSQGNFLFARHPKMAGEALFQALRERKILVRWFNQPRTKEYLRITVGTQEQMEQLAAALRSILEEVKA, encoded by the coding sequence ATGACATTTTTGAACCAAAAATTTCAGGAGCTGGTTCCTTATACGCCAGGTGAACAGGTGGATGAGGAAAGCTTCATCAAATTGAATACGAATGAAAGTCCGTATCCGCCTGCGCCTAGTGTTCAAGCAGCAGTTGCCGAAGCTTCTCAAACATTGAATCGGTATTCCGATATCGCGGTAGAAGCGGTAGCCAAGCCATTGGCGGAATATTTAGGTGTGGAGCAGAATCAGCTTTTTCTAGGAAATGGCAGCGATGAGGTCCTTTCGTATCTTTTCCAAGGCTTTACTGAAAAGGGCATCGCTTTCCCTGATGTGACCTACGGATTTTATCAAGTGTACAGCGGCTTGTATCATGTGGATGCGACTGTTGTTCCTTTGAAGGAGGATTTTTCACTTGAGTTGACGGATTATGATGCGTTGTCAGGAACCGTGATTTTTGCGAATCCAAATGCGCCAACGGGAATTTATTTGTCACAAACCGAGATCTGCGCCTTTATCGAAAAGCACCCTGAACGTTTGGTCATCGTGGATGAAGCCTATATCGATTTTAGCGGCGAGTCTATGGTGTCTTTGATCAATCGCTATAAAAATTTATTGGTCGTGGGCACCTTCTCCAAATCACGTCAGTTGGCTGGCGCGCGCTTAGGCTTTGGTGTCGGAAATGCGGCGCTGATCGCAGATATGAATCGCCTGCGTTTCAGCTTGAATCCTTACAATATCAATAGCCTGACCCAAGCTGCGGGTGGCGCTGTCTTGCAGGAGCAGGCCTATGTAAATGAAAAGATTCAAGAAACGATCCAAGTAAGAGAATGGACCAAGCAGGAATTGACGGCCCTTGGCTTTGAACAAACAGACAGTCAGGGGAACTTTCTCTTTGCGAGGCATCCAAAAATGGCTGGGGAAGCACTCTTCCAAGCCTTGAGAGAACGGAAAATTTTAGTCCGCTGGTTCAATCAGCCACGGACGAAAGAATATTTGCGGATCACTGTGGGAACGCAAGAACAAATGGAACAATTGGCAGCGGCTTTGAGAAGCATATTAGAAGAGGTGAAGGCATGA
- the hisB gene encoding imidazoleglycerol-phosphate dehydratase HisB: MRQAEVTRNTSETKIQLILAVDGTGQQTIKTGVGFLDHMLELFVRHGRFDLDLVCDGDIEVDAHHTTEDVAIAIGRAFSDSLGERRGIKRYGSMLLPMDEALVMAAIDISGRGMAVVELDIPSEKIGQQFDTELVEEFFIAFAREIGATIHLHQIAGKNSHHIVEACFKGFGRALGEAVAINQAAPDEIPSTKGTIN; the protein is encoded by the coding sequence ATGAGACAAGCAGAAGTAACGCGCAATACATCGGAAACGAAGATTCAATTGATCTTAGCAGTAGACGGTACTGGACAGCAAACCATCAAAACGGGTGTCGGTTTTTTGGATCATATGCTGGAATTATTTGTACGCCATGGACGCTTTGATCTTGATCTGGTCTGTGACGGTGATATTGAAGTGGATGCACACCATACGACAGAGGATGTAGCCATCGCGATCGGTCGGGCATTTTCCGATAGCTTGGGGGAACGTCGCGGGATCAAACGCTACGGCAGTATGTTGTTGCCGATGGACGAAGCCCTAGTCATGGCAGCGATCGATATCAGCGGACGCGGGATGGCGGTCGTCGAGCTGGACATTCCTAGTGAAAAGATCGGTCAGCAGTTTGACACTGAATTGGTCGAAGAATTCTTCATCGCTTTTGCTCGGGAGATCGGCGCAACCATCCATTTGCATCAAATCGCCGGTAAGAACAGCCACCACATCGTGGAAGCCTGCTTCAAGGGTTTTGGGCGGGCACTGGGTGAAGCAGTGGCGATCAACCAAGCCGCACCAGATGAGATCCCATCGACAAAAGGAACGATAAATTAA
- the hisH gene encoding imidazole glycerol phosphate synthase subunit HisH has translation MIAIIDYGVGNLFSLSRSLEYLGVECQVTRSLEELKAADRIILPGVGAFGDARKKLEELSLVTPIQELAASGKPFLGICLGMQLLFDKSEEFGEHEGLGLIPGRIVSMREAFDQGNSDLKVPQIGWNRLDVKKPESPLVRSLGENDFVYYVHSYYATDCQEHLVADSEYGLSIPGIVQNKNVFGTQFHPEKSGEVGLKILKAFTEVPA, from the coding sequence ATGATAGCGATTATTGACTATGGTGTCGGCAACTTGTTTAGCTTGTCGCGCTCATTGGAATACTTGGGAGTGGAATGCCAAGTGACACGTTCACTCGAAGAATTAAAGGCGGCCGATCGGATCATCTTGCCCGGTGTCGGAGCCTTTGGCGATGCACGAAAGAAATTGGAGGAGCTCTCCTTAGTTACACCGATTCAAGAGCTGGCGGCTTCTGGCAAACCTTTTTTAGGGATTTGCTTAGGTATGCAGCTTCTATTTGATAAAAGCGAAGAGTTTGGAGAACACGAGGGGCTTGGATTGATCCCGGGACGAATCGTTTCAATGCGAGAGGCTTTCGATCAAGGGAATAGTGATCTAAAGGTTCCGCAGATCGGCTGGAATCGTTTGGACGTCAAAAAGCCTGAAAGTCCACTGGTTCGCTCATTGGGTGAAAATGATTTTGTTTACTATGTCCACAGCTATTACGCGACGGATTGCCAAGAGCATCTGGTCGCCGACAGTGAGTATGGGCTCTCAATTCCAGGAATCGTTCAAAATAAGAATGTCTTTGGAACCCAATTCCACCCGGAAAAGAGCGGCGAGGTTGGGTTGAAGATCTTAAAAGCATTTACGGAGGTGCCGGCATGA
- the hisA gene encoding 1-(5-phosphoribosyl)-5-[(5-phosphoribosylamino)methylideneamino]imidazole-4-carboxamide isomerase has protein sequence MKIFPAIDLLDEKVVRLYQGDYDQKEVFGDDPVAFAQSFEKAGAKYLHLVDLDGAKAGKLHYFGIAKKIVENTNLFVEVGGGIRDEETIEHCLSAGVDRVILGTVAQKDPVFTQAMLKKYGHKIAVGVDAKEGKVAVEGWLEKTETDAFDFCQQLVDWGAETIIFTEISRDGTGEGINLPLYEKLNQLEIEIVASGGVASLEDIKGLKKLGVSSAIVGKSLYNGGLKLEEVLAVSKEEEQ, from the coding sequence ATGAAAATTTTTCCAGCAATTGACCTGTTAGATGAAAAAGTCGTACGTCTGTATCAAGGAGATTACGACCAAAAAGAAGTGTTTGGCGACGATCCAGTAGCTTTTGCGCAATCTTTTGAAAAAGCTGGCGCGAAGTATCTGCATCTTGTTGATTTGGATGGCGCGAAGGCGGGAAAACTGCATTACTTCGGGATCGCAAAAAAAATCGTGGAGAATACGAACCTGTTTGTTGAAGTTGGCGGCGGGATTCGTGATGAAGAAACGATTGAGCATTGCTTATCTGCCGGTGTCGATCGGGTGATTCTGGGGACGGTCGCGCAAAAAGATCCAGTATTCACACAAGCGATGTTAAAAAAATACGGCCATAAGATTGCGGTCGGTGTGGATGCCAAGGAGGGAAAAGTCGCTGTAGAGGGTTGGCTAGAAAAAACAGAGACAGATGCCTTTGATTTCTGCCAGCAGTTGGTAGACTGGGGCGCAGAGACGATCATCTTTACGGAGATTTCCCGAGATGGGACAGGGGAAGGCATCAACTTGCCCCTATATGAAAAGCTCAATCAGTTGGAGATCGAAATCGTCGCTTCTGGTGGTGTTGCTTCTTTGGAAGACATCAAAGGATTGAAAAAGCTGGGCGTTTCAAGTGCGATCGTCGGCAAGTCCTTGTACAATGGCGGGTTAAAGTTGGAAGAGGTTTTGGCTGTCAGTAAGGAGGAGGAGCAATGA
- the hisF gene encoding imidazole glycerol phosphate synthase subunit HisF produces the protein MIAKRIVPCLDVRDGRVVKGVNFAGLKDVNDPVTLARFYNEQGADELVFYDITASAEERGLFTDILKGVASEVFIPLTVGGGINEVSDFERVLNCGADKISVNSGAIRRPQLIEEGAKRYGSQCVVLSVDIRRVGEEWHVFAKGGREDTGLEALEWIRQGEQLGAGELVINSMDTDGVKQGFDLTLLKAVSEITSLPIVASGGAGKMEDFIDLFQLPKIEAGLGASIFHYGEVKIPDLKKQLNTAGIPVRMV, from the coding sequence ATGATCGCAAAACGTATTGTTCCGTGTTTGGATGTTCGAGATGGCCGTGTGGTGAAGGGCGTGAATTTCGCGGGCTTGAAAGACGTCAACGATCCAGTTACTTTGGCTCGATTTTACAATGAGCAGGGGGCAGATGAATTAGTTTTTTATGATATCACAGCTTCAGCAGAAGAACGCGGGTTGTTTACTGATATTTTGAAGGGCGTGGCGTCGGAGGTGTTCATTCCTTTGACGGTCGGCGGCGGAATCAATGAGGTCTCTGATTTTGAACGGGTCTTGAATTGCGGAGCAGACAAGATCAGTGTCAATTCGGGAGCGATCCGACGGCCTCAATTGATCGAAGAAGGCGCGAAACGTTACGGCAGCCAGTGTGTTGTGCTGTCGGTGGATATTCGTCGTGTTGGCGAGGAGTGGCATGTTTTTGCCAAAGGGGGCCGCGAAGATACCGGTCTGGAGGCGTTAGAATGGATTCGCCAGGGAGAGCAGTTAGGTGCAGGAGAATTAGTCATCAACAGCATGGATACAGACGGTGTGAAGCAAGGGTTTGATTTGACGCTGCTGAAAGCAGTCAGCGAGATCACCAGCTTGCCGATCGTGGCTTCTGGGGGCGCTGGAAAAATGGAAGATTTCATTGATCTTTTTCAGTTGCCGAAGATTGAAGCTGGTTTGGGTGCATCGATCTTCCATTATGGTGAAGTGAAGATCCCTGATCTGAAAAAACAATTGAATACGGCAGGGATTCCTGTTCGTATGGTGTAG
- the hisIE gene encoding bifunctional phosphoribosyl-AMP cyclohydrolase/phosphoribosyl-ATP diphosphatase HisIE: MTELKFNEQGLIPVIVQDAETNEVLTLAYMNQESYELTLKDQLMTFYSRSRKELWRKGETSGNYQHLVSLKLDCDQDALVAKVKKEGPACHTGAESCFNDVLYGEDEQATIDALYELVKGRKEAPQEGSYTSYLFEKGIEKILKKVGEESTEVVIGAMKEDRSETVFEISDLVYHVLVLMVEMGIDVTEVRQELANRHVVDKKVKQEPMQ, translated from the coding sequence ATGACTGAGTTGAAATTTAACGAGCAAGGCTTGATCCCGGTGATCGTACAGGATGCCGAGACCAATGAAGTCTTGACGTTAGCCTATATGAATCAAGAAAGCTATGAATTGACATTAAAGGATCAATTGATGACCTTTTATTCTCGCAGCCGCAAGGAATTATGGCGCAAAGGGGAAACCAGCGGGAACTATCAGCATTTGGTCTCACTGAAATTGGATTGTGATCAGGATGCTTTAGTCGCGAAGGTCAAAAAAGAGGGTCCAGCCTGCCACACAGGCGCTGAGAGCTGCTTCAATGACGTATTATACGGCGAAGACGAGCAGGCAACGATCGATGCGTTGTACGAATTAGTCAAAGGACGCAAAGAAGCGCCGCAAGAAGGCAGCTATACGAGTTATCTATTTGAAAAAGGCATCGAAAAAATCCTGAAGAAGGTTGGAGAAGAGTCTACGGAAGTCGTGATCGGTGCGATGAAGGAAGATCGCAGCGAAACCGTTTTCGAAATTTCCGATTTAGTGTATCATGTTCTTGTATTGATGGTAGAAATGGGGATCGATGTAACAGAGGTTCGCCAAGAATTAGCGAATCGCCATGTTGTCGATAAAAAAGTGAAGCAAGAACCGATGCAATAG
- a CDS encoding histidinol-phosphatase HisJ family protein, translated as MFYSNAHTHSTWCDGKDSLEDMAQAAIALGFTDLGFTCHSPALFDPSCPGVQNEGAYQAALRDLKEKLAGQLNISIGLEWDYYSADPIYGYDYTIGSVHYFPPRQGVFRSVDESPESLMKTLDDWYQGDKMHMVRDFYDTVVRHIDQNHSEIVGHFDLITKFNEKNPWLDEDSSEYQAIASKALNDVIDIIQTYDGMVEINTGAISRHWRKTPYPNPFLLKQLKQRECPIIITSDSHETTTLTCHFPETVELLQSIGFTETMQLKDGIFQPIPFN; from the coding sequence ATGTTTTATTCAAATGCCCACACCCACAGCACGTGGTGTGATGGAAAAGACAGCTTAGAGGACATGGCGCAAGCCGCGATCGCTCTAGGGTTTACAGATTTAGGATTCACCTGTCATTCGCCGGCACTTTTTGATCCAAGCTGTCCCGGTGTCCAAAATGAAGGGGCGTATCAAGCCGCTTTACGGGACTTAAAGGAAAAATTAGCGGGTCAGTTGAACATCAGCATTGGCTTGGAATGGGATTATTACAGTGCTGATCCTATCTATGGGTATGATTATACGATTGGGTCTGTCCACTATTTTCCGCCGCGACAAGGAGTATTCCGCAGCGTAGATGAGAGTCCTGAGAGCTTGATGAAGACGCTGGATGACTGGTATCAAGGGGATAAAATGCACATGGTGCGAGATTTTTACGATACGGTGGTGAGACACATCGATCAAAACCATTCGGAGATCGTGGGGCATTTTGACTTGATCACGAAATTCAATGAGAAAAATCCATGGTTGGATGAGGACAGTTCAGAATATCAGGCGATCGCCTCGAAGGCGTTGAATGATGTGATCGACATTATCCAGACCTATGACGGCATGGTGGAGATCAACACGGGGGCGATCTCTCGACATTGGCGAAAGACACCCTATCCAAATCCATTTCTGCTAAAACAATTGAAGCAACGGGAATGTCCAATCATCATTACGAGCGACAGCCACGAAACGACCACGTTGACCTGTCATTTCCCTGAGACCGTTGAATTATTGCAGTCGATCGGATTCACTGAAACGATGCAATTGAAAGACGGCATTTTCCAGCCGATTCCTTTTAACTAG
- the glyQ gene encoding glycine--tRNA ligase subunit alpha: protein MSKLTVQEMILTLQKFWSDNGCMLMQAYDTEKGAGTMSPYTFLRAIGPEPWCAAYVEPSRRPADGRYGENPNRLYQHHQFQVVMKPSPKNIQELYLDSLRLLGIDPLEHDIRFVEDNWENPSMGCAGVGWEVWLDGMEITQFTYFQQVGGLQVNPVTSELTYGLERLASYIQEVDSVYDLEWSTGVKYGEIFKQPEYEHSKYSFEESDQAMLLDNFEKFEKEAKRCLDENLVHPAYDYILKCSHTFNLLDARGAVSVTERAGYLARIRNMARSVAKIFVAEREKLGFPLLNQEGK, encoded by the coding sequence ATGAGTAAATTAACCGTGCAAGAAATGATTTTGACGTTACAAAAGTTTTGGTCTGACAACGGCTGTATGCTGATGCAAGCCTACGACACAGAAAAGGGTGCGGGAACGATGAGCCCGTATACATTTTTACGAGCGATCGGACCTGAACCATGGTGCGCTGCCTATGTAGAGCCTTCACGTCGTCCAGCGGATGGTCGTTACGGAGAAAATCCAAACCGGCTGTATCAACACCATCAATTCCAAGTTGTCATGAAGCCTTCACCAAAAAATATCCAAGAGCTGTATTTAGACAGCCTGCGTTTATTAGGGATCGATCCTTTAGAGCACGACATTCGTTTCGTGGAAGACAACTGGGAAAACCCTTCGATGGGCTGTGCCGGTGTTGGTTGGGAAGTCTGGCTTGACGGCATGGAAATCACTCAATTTACGTACTTCCAACAAGTTGGCGGCCTGCAAGTGAATCCAGTGACTTCTGAATTGACCTATGGATTGGAACGTTTGGCGTCTTACATCCAAGAAGTGGACAGTGTCTATGACTTGGAATGGAGTACAGGCGTGAAATACGGGGAAATCTTTAAGCAGCCGGAATATGAACATTCAAAATATTCCTTCGAAGAAAGCGACCAAGCGATGCTTTTAGATAACTTTGAAAAATTTGAAAAAGAAGCGAAACGTTGTTTGGATGAGAATTTAGTGCATCCCGCGTACGATTATATTTTAAAATGCAGCCACACCTTTAACTTACTAGACGCTCGCGGCGCAGTATCGGTAACGGAACGTGCCGGCTACTTAGCCCGTATCCGTAATATGGCGCGCTCGGTGGCGAAAATCTTCGTAGCTGAACGGGAAAAACTAGGCTTCCCATTATTGAATCAGGAGGGCAAATAA